The Agrobacterium cucumeris genome has a segment encoding these proteins:
- a CDS encoding trans-3-hydroxy-L-proline dehydratase, with the protein MRSIKTVHVISAHAEGEVGDVIVGGVKPPPGETIWEQSRFIARDETLRNFVLNEPRGGVFRHVNLLVPPKHPDADAAFIIMEPEDTPPMSGSNSICVSTVLLDGGIVPMQEPETHMLLEAPGGLVKVRAECRNGKAERIFVQNLPSFAAKLDVELEVEGLGTLKVDTAYGGDSFVIVDAEAMGFSLKPEEAHEIARLGVRITNAANKALGFDHPENPDWRHFSFCLFAGKVDRTAEGLRAGAAVAIQPGKVDRSPTGTALSARMAVLHARGEMREGETLTAVSLIGSTFTGRILGTTTVGDRPAILPEISGRGWVTGIHQHMLDPSDPWPEGYRLTDTWGAQ; encoded by the coding sequence ATGCGCAGTATCAAGACAGTTCATGTGATTTCCGCCCATGCGGAAGGTGAAGTGGGGGATGTGATCGTCGGCGGAGTAAAGCCGCCGCCGGGCGAAACGATCTGGGAACAGAGCCGCTTCATCGCCCGTGATGAGACGCTTCGCAACTTCGTGCTCAACGAGCCGCGCGGCGGCGTGTTCCGCCACGTCAATCTGCTGGTGCCGCCGAAACATCCTGACGCGGATGCCGCCTTCATCATCATGGAGCCGGAAGATACGCCGCCCATGTCCGGCTCCAATTCCATCTGCGTTTCCACAGTACTTCTGGATGGCGGCATCGTACCGATGCAGGAGCCGGAAACCCATATGCTGCTGGAAGCGCCCGGCGGACTGGTGAAGGTGCGCGCCGAATGCCGTAACGGCAAGGCCGAGCGCATTTTCGTGCAGAACCTGCCGAGCTTTGCTGCAAAGCTCGATGTCGAGCTTGAGGTTGAAGGTCTCGGCACGCTGAAGGTGGACACCGCCTATGGCGGCGACAGCTTCGTCATCGTGGATGCCGAAGCGATGGGTTTCAGCCTGAAGCCGGAAGAGGCGCATGAAATCGCCCGCCTTGGCGTGCGCATCACCAATGCCGCCAACAAGGCTTTAGGCTTCGATCATCCCGAAAACCCGGATTGGCGGCATTTTTCCTTCTGCCTCTTCGCCGGCAAGGTGGACCGCACGGCCGAAGGCCTGCGGGCAGGGGCCGCCGTCGCCATCCAGCCGGGCAAGGTGGATCGCTCCCCCACCGGCACGGCGCTTTCAGCCCGTATGGCCGTGCTGCATGCACGCGGCGAAATGAGGGAAGGCGAAACGCTGACGGCGGTGTCGCTGATCGGCTCGACCTTCACCGGCCGCATTCTCGGAACGACAACGGTTGGCGACCGCCCGGCCATCCTGCCGGAAATCTCCGGTCGCGGCTGGGTTACCGGTATCCACCAGCATATGCTTGATCCGTCCGATCCATGGCCGGAAGGGTATCGGCTGACGGATACCTGGGGTGCTCAGTAA
- a CDS encoding LacI family DNA-binding transcriptional regulator yields MSDVSKLAGVSKMTVSRVLADPALVSEETRQKVMKAIEKLGYVPDRIAGSLSSRRTNFITAILPTLTNSNFADSAQGLAKALRAADYQLLIGYTMYDLQEEERVIRTMMERRPDAIVVAGTVHTKMASEVLMRAGIPIVEIWDVPDHPIDHAVGFSNYEVGRNAAKYLISLGLKRIGALGSRADGAVNDWRGESRLVGFAAALREAGISDDLIIREGSAPVSYDHGAKTLSSLLAKAPDVEGIFAVSDISAVGALMECHRRGIAVPDQVSILGFGDFDISRQCYPAISTIRVDAQMIGRRAGELLLSILEPEKDAAVPEGARVDVGFELIVRETTRRLSV; encoded by the coding sequence ATGAGCGACGTCTCGAAACTCGCGGGCGTCTCCAAGATGACCGTTTCGCGGGTGCTGGCCGATCCTGCCCTGGTGTCGGAAGAGACACGCCAGAAGGTAATGAAGGCCATCGAGAAGCTTGGCTATGTGCCGGATCGAATCGCCGGTTCGCTTTCTTCCCGGCGCACCAATTTCATCACCGCCATCCTGCCGACGCTCACCAACTCCAACTTCGCCGACAGCGCGCAGGGGCTGGCCAAGGCGCTGCGCGCGGCCGATTACCAGTTGCTGATCGGTTATACGATGTATGACTTGCAGGAAGAGGAGCGCGTCATCCGCACCATGATGGAGCGCCGCCCCGATGCCATCGTCGTCGCCGGCACGGTGCATACCAAGATGGCGAGCGAAGTTCTGATGCGCGCCGGCATTCCGATCGTGGAAATCTGGGACGTTCCGGATCACCCGATCGACCATGCGGTTGGCTTTTCCAACTACGAGGTGGGAAGAAACGCCGCCAAATATCTGATATCGCTTGGTTTAAAGCGTATTGGCGCACTCGGCTCCCGGGCTGACGGCGCCGTGAACGACTGGCGCGGCGAAAGCCGCCTTGTCGGGTTTGCGGCAGCGTTGCGCGAAGCCGGCATTTCCGACGATCTCATCATCCGCGAAGGCAGCGCGCCGGTCTCCTACGATCACGGGGCAAAGACGCTCAGCTCCCTGCTCGCGAAGGCGCCCGATGTCGAAGGCATTTTCGCCGTCTCCGATATTTCCGCCGTCGGCGCGCTGATGGAATGTCACCGCCGCGGCATTGCCGTGCCCGATCAGGTGTCCATCCTCGGTTTCGGCGATTTCGATATCAGCCGCCAATGTTACCCGGCGATTTCAACGATCCGGGTCGACGCCCAGATGATCGGCCGCAGGGCCGGCGAATTGCTGCTTTCGATATTGGAGCCGGAAAAGGATGCCGCTGTTCCCGAAGGCGCGCGGGTGGATGTCGGGTTCGAGCTGATCGTGCGGGAGACGACAAGGCGGTTGAGCGTCTAG